One window from the genome of bacterium encodes:
- a CDS encoding MFS transporter has product MAENAVGRLEHDDGGIVGGPLIETGPKGRGLGAARALLVGMLFIQVGGGLQGVLLGVRTESEGFGLAVSGIVMASFYLGFMIGTRLAEHFLAAVGHIRVFAALASVASAVSILHLLWINPAAWALLRMLFGLCIAGVLVVVESWLNDMATNATRGRLLSMYMVSSMGGLTLGQLLLNGGDPFSFELFVISSVLISAALVPITLSATSAPPLTVPEPLSLRQLISLAPTGVVTAFCSGISHGALLGVGAVYAAYEGLPTSRIALFLVSATAGAIAFQWPVGSLSDRVSRRAVIFAAAAVAAAIAGILPLVEPGSALSLVLVFCFGGATFPLYSLAIALTGDWVPSSQLNGASAALVRTAGVGSIIGPVAGGVVMSLTAPWAFFLVLVGAHAVVVAYTGWRIVAREGVPVDEQGEFVPWSTRASAMAVNLLRRPPRSFSRNGGSGPGKAT; this is encoded by the coding sequence GTGGCCGAGAACGCCGTCGGGCGGCTGGAGCATGACGACGGTGGGATCGTCGGTGGACCCCTTATCGAGACTGGGCCCAAGGGACGCGGCCTCGGCGCGGCCCGAGCCTTGCTGGTGGGAATGCTCTTCATTCAGGTGGGCGGCGGCCTCCAGGGAGTGCTGCTTGGCGTGCGAACCGAGTCGGAGGGGTTCGGCCTCGCGGTCAGCGGCATCGTCATGGCCAGCTTCTATTTGGGGTTCATGATCGGGACGCGACTGGCCGAGCATTTTCTCGCCGCGGTGGGCCACATCCGGGTGTTCGCCGCCTTAGCTTCGGTGGCCTCCGCGGTCTCCATTCTCCATCTGCTATGGATCAACCCCGCCGCTTGGGCACTGCTGAGGATGCTGTTCGGTCTGTGCATCGCCGGAGTCTTGGTGGTGGTGGAGTCGTGGCTCAACGACATGGCCACCAACGCCACCCGGGGACGCCTGCTGTCGATGTACATGGTTTCGTCGATGGGCGGGCTCACGCTCGGCCAATTGCTGCTCAACGGAGGCGACCCTTTCAGTTTCGAGCTGTTCGTAATCTCTTCGGTGCTCATCTCCGCCGCGTTGGTTCCCATCACGCTGTCGGCCACCAGCGCTCCTCCGCTGACCGTGCCCGAGCCGCTGTCGCTGCGCCAGCTCATCTCCCTGGCGCCCACTGGAGTGGTCACCGCCTTCTGCTCCGGCATCAGCCACGGGGCGCTGTTGGGGGTGGGCGCGGTGTACGCCGCCTACGAGGGCCTGCCCACCAGCCGGATCGCGCTGTTCCTGGTATCGGCCACCGCTGGGGCCATCGCCTTCCAATGGCCCGTGGGGTCGCTGTCCGATCGGGTGTCGCGTCGGGCAGTGATCTTCGCGGCCGCCGCCGTGGCCGCGGCCATCGCCGGAATCCTGCCTTTGGTCGAGCCGGGATCGGCGCTGTCGCTGGTGCTCGTTTTCTGCTTCGGGGGCGCCACCTTCCCGCTTTATTCGCTGGCCATTGCCCTGACTGGCGACTGGGTGCCGTCGTCGCAGTTGAACGGAGCCAGCGCCGCGCTGGTGCGAACAGCCGGGGTGGGGTCGATTATCGGACCGGTTGCCGGCGGGGTGGTCATGAGTTTGACCGCCCCCTGGGCCTTCTTTCTGGTGCTGGTCGGGGCCCATGCCGTGGTGGTGGCCTACACCGGGTGGCGGATCGTAGCCCGAGAAGGCGTCCCGGTTGACGAGCAGGGCGAGTTCGTGCCGTGGTCTACGCGGGCGTCGGCCATGGCCGTGAACCTTTTGCGTCGCCCGCCGCGGTCCTTTTCGCGAAACGGCGGATCTGGTCCCGGCAAGGCTACCTGA
- a CDS encoding 1,4-dihydroxy-2-naphthoyl-CoA synthase — MVSELFDAEAWKPVEGFDLTDVTYHRAVNQATVRIAFDRPEVRNAFRPHTVDELHRTLDHARMTPDVGTVLLTGNGPSPVDGGWAFSSGGDQRIRGADGYQYASGETADTVDDARTGRLHILEVQRLIRFMPKVVIAVVPGWAAGGGHSLHVVSDMTLASVEHAMFKQTDADVASFDGGFGSAYLARQVGQKRAREVFFVGKAYTAAEAYEMGMVNAVVPHAELEQTALEWAAAVNAKSPTAQRMLKFAFNLIDDGLVGQQVFAGEATRLAYGTDEAAEGRDSFLEKRDADFSKFPYHF, encoded by the coding sequence ATGGTCTCGGAGTTGTTCGACGCCGAAGCGTGGAAGCCAGTAGAGGGGTTCGACCTGACCGACGTGACCTATCACCGGGCCGTGAACCAGGCCACGGTGAGGATCGCTTTTGACCGCCCCGAGGTGCGCAACGCCTTTCGCCCCCACACGGTGGACGAACTGCATCGCACACTGGACCACGCCCGTATGACCCCCGATGTGGGCACCGTGCTGCTCACCGGCAACGGGCCCTCGCCGGTCGATGGCGGTTGGGCTTTCAGCTCGGGGGGCGACCAGCGGATCCGGGGCGCCGACGGCTACCAGTACGCCAGCGGCGAGACTGCCGACACGGTGGACGACGCCCGCACCGGACGTCTGCACATATTGGAAGTGCAGCGCCTCATCCGGTTCATGCCCAAGGTGGTGATCGCCGTGGTGCCGGGGTGGGCGGCCGGCGGCGGTCACAGCCTGCATGTGGTGAGCGACATGACCCTGGCGTCGGTCGAGCACGCCATGTTCAAGCAGACCGACGCCGACGTGGCCAGCTTCGACGGAGGATTCGGCTCGGCTTATTTGGCCCGCCAGGTGGGCCAGAAGCGGGCCCGAGAGGTGTTCTTCGTGGGCAAGGCCTACACCGCGGCCGAGGCCTACGAGATGGGCATGGTCAACGCGGTGGTGCCCCATGCCGAGCTGGAGCAGACGGCGTTGGAATGGGCCGCGGCGGTGAACGCCAAGAGCCCCACCGCCCAGCGCATGCTCAAGTTCGCCTTCAACCTCATCGACGACGGGCTGGTGGGCCAGCAGGTGTTTGCCGGGGAGGCCACCCGGCTGGCCTACGGCACCGACGAGGCCGCCGAGGGCCGGGACTCGTTCCTCGAGAAGCGCGACGCCGATTTCTCGAAGTTCCCGTACCACTTCTAG
- a CDS encoding amidohydrolase family protein, which yields MAALGYRTFDSDNHYYEAPDCFSRHIESRYRDIAITAAQQADGEWEVKVGDRPYNFMHVKFDKTNAPGSMYEMFKAKRDNPDLSWGDAYTAENMLPAYKQPDARLDLLDSQGVEWAILLPTFGVSVEEYMVDDIEQTYANLRAFNRWLEDDWGYVHQDRLFTPPLLSLLEREQAIEELDRVLEAGARIVHLRPCPWGGEGRSIADPYYDPFWARLNEAQIPMAFHISDLRYGDLAVRMGDDPAANVREMSAFQWAFLHGDRPIMETFGALLYGNMHARFPDLNFLSIENGSDWVHYLLTLMDKKKGMARFGPWPAGRPAGRMSEIFKQCCFVSPYPEDDVEALADRIGPSQVLFGSDHPHPEGIADPNSFINLIANRPASEQRQIMRDNAATLFNVA from the coding sequence ATGGCCGCTCTCGGCTACCGCACGTTCGACTCCGACAATCACTACTACGAGGCCCCCGACTGCTTCAGCCGCCACATCGAGTCCCGCTACCGCGACATAGCCATCACGGCAGCTCAGCAGGCCGACGGGGAGTGGGAAGTCAAAGTGGGCGACCGGCCCTACAACTTCATGCACGTGAAGTTCGACAAGACCAACGCGCCGGGCTCCATGTACGAGATGTTCAAGGCCAAGCGCGACAACCCCGACCTGAGCTGGGGCGACGCCTACACCGCCGAGAACATGCTCCCCGCCTACAAGCAGCCCGACGCCCGCCTCGACCTGCTCGATTCCCAGGGCGTGGAGTGGGCCATCCTGCTCCCCACTTTCGGAGTGTCGGTGGAGGAGTACATGGTCGACGACATTGAGCAGACCTACGCTAACCTGCGGGCCTTCAACCGGTGGCTGGAGGACGATTGGGGTTACGTCCACCAAGATCGGCTGTTCACCCCGCCGCTGCTATCGCTGCTGGAGCGAGAGCAGGCCATCGAAGAGCTCGACCGGGTGTTGGAGGCCGGGGCCCGCATCGTGCACTTGCGGCCCTGTCCGTGGGGTGGCGAGGGCCGCTCGATCGCCGACCCCTACTATGACCCGTTCTGGGCCCGCCTCAACGAGGCTCAGATCCCGATGGCGTTCCACATCTCCGATCTGCGCTACGGGGATTTGGCCGTGCGCATGGGCGACGACCCGGCGGCCAACGTGCGGGAGATGTCGGCCTTCCAGTGGGCCTTCCTCCACGGCGACCGCCCCATCATGGAGACGTTCGGGGCGCTGCTGTACGGCAACATGCACGCCCGTTTCCCCGACCTCAACTTCTTGAGCATCGAGAACGGCTCCGACTGGGTCCACTACCTGCTCACCTTGATGGACAAGAAGAAGGGCATGGCCCGCTTCGGCCCCTGGCCCGCCGGCCGCCCCGCTGGGCGCATGAGCGAGATCTTCAAGCAGTGCTGCTTCGTGTCCCCCTACCCCGAAGACGACGTCGAAGCCCTGGCTGACCGCATCGGCCCCTCCCAAGTGCTGTTCGGCTCCGACCACCCCCACCCCGAAGGCATCGCCGACCCCAACTCATTCATCAACCTCATCGCCAACCGCCCCGCCTCCGAACAGCGCCAAATCATGCGCGACAACGCCGCCACCCTCTTCAACGTCGCCTAA
- a CDS encoding type II toxin-antitoxin system VapC family toxin: protein MKLIDANVLLYAVNEDAPRHHEARSWLDGALSGGATVAFSWIVLLAFVRLSTKANLFSSPLSVARALDQVEAWLSQPAAVVVEPTARHLGLVRDLVAPFGAGGNLINDAHLAALAIEHHSQIVSYDHDFSRFPDVRWETPA, encoded by the coding sequence GTGAAGCTGATTGACGCCAACGTCCTGCTCTATGCCGTAAACGAGGACGCGCCTCGCCATCACGAGGCACGTTCCTGGCTGGATGGGGCACTCTCCGGTGGGGCAACAGTGGCGTTTTCCTGGATTGTGCTGCTGGCCTTCGTGCGACTGTCAACCAAGGCGAATCTCTTCTCATCACCACTATCTGTGGCCAGAGCGCTAGATCAGGTAGAGGCCTGGCTGTCTCAACCGGCCGCGGTTGTGGTTGAACCCACTGCTCGCCATCTCGGTCTGGTCCGCGATCTCGTGGCTCCATTTGGTGCGGGAGGCAATCTCATCAACGATGCCCACCTCGCCGCACTAGCCATCGAGCACCACTCTCAAATCGTGTCCTACGACCACGACTTCTCCCGCTTTCCCGATGTGCGCTGGGAGACGCCGGCCTGA
- a CDS encoding dihydrolipoamide acetyltransferase family protein: protein MMMASLHDNMATEVRLPQWSMGMEEGQVVTWHKQVGDVVAVDEPLVEIEAEKTTDDVLAPVAGTILEILVSEGATVPVLTVLALIGEPGEAVASPAPDRPSVQITPVARRTAKEFGVDLGAITGTGPGGRITEYDVISHATDTPADAVGERAPSPTTTVPLTGMRRIIASRMHESIQSMAQLTLTRRIDATELIALQQALKADGADVSVTDLVLKAVTVALAEHPALNATLEDDVITQHARIDLGVAVALDDGLIVPAVRDAAAKSLTELSAEVRELAERVRAKTAKPPEITGSTFTVTNLGAYGIDGFTPIINPPEVAILGVGQAVEVPVRDGDEVAWRQMITFSLTIDHRAVDGAPGAQFLQSLAEIIADPTALND from the coding sequence GGTGGGCGATGTGGTGGCCGTAGACGAGCCCCTGGTCGAAATCGAGGCGGAGAAGACCACCGACGACGTGCTCGCCCCCGTAGCCGGGACCATCCTCGAGATCCTCGTCTCCGAAGGAGCAACAGTGCCGGTGCTCACGGTATTGGCGCTGATCGGCGAACCCGGCGAGGCGGTAGCCAGCCCAGCGCCGGACCGGCCCTCGGTGCAGATCACCCCGGTAGCCCGGCGCACGGCCAAGGAATTTGGCGTCGATCTCGGGGCAATCACCGGCACCGGCCCGGGCGGGCGCATCACCGAGTATGACGTGATCAGCCACGCCACCGACACCCCTGCCGATGCGGTGGGAGAGCGAGCTCCGAGCCCGACCACCACCGTGCCGCTGACCGGTATGCGGAGGATCATCGCCTCGCGGATGCACGAGAGCATCCAGTCGATGGCCCAGCTCACCCTGACCCGCCGAATCGACGCCACCGAGCTGATCGCTCTTCAGCAGGCATTGAAAGCCGATGGCGCTGACGTTTCGGTGACCGACTTGGTGCTCAAGGCGGTCACCGTCGCCCTGGCAGAACACCCGGCTCTCAACGCCACCCTCGAAGACGACGTGATCACCCAGCATGCCCGAATCGACCTCGGTGTGGCCGTGGCGCTCGACGACGGTCTCATCGTGCCGGCGGTGCGCGACGCCGCCGCCAAATCACTGACCGAACTCTCAGCTGAAGTGCGCGAACTAGCCGAGAGAGTGCGCGCCAAGACGGCCAAGCCCCCCGAGATCACCGGCAGCACGTTCACGGTCACAAATCTGGGGGCTTATGGCATCGACGGATTCACGCCGATCATCAACCCGCCCGAGGTGGCCATACTCGGGGTAGGGCAGGCCGTGGAGGTGCCGGTCCGCGACGGCGACGAGGTGGCCTGGCGCCAGATGATCACCTTCAGCCTCACCATCGACCACCGCGCCGTGGACGGAGCCCCCGGCGCTCAATTTCTCCAGTCCCTGGCAGAGATCATCGCCGATCCGACCGCACTCAACGACTGA
- a CDS encoding antitoxin: protein MRTTVTLDSDTEQIVRQRMKDRRVSFKQALNDLVREGRDSIRGPQEFRTSTAAMGQPTVNLDKALHLAGELEDDELVRRMQTRS, encoded by the coding sequence ATAAGGACAACAGTGACGCTTGACTCTGATACCGAGCAAATCGTGCGCCAACGAATGAAAGACCGTCGGGTTTCGTTCAAGCAGGCGCTCAACGACCTCGTCAGGGAGGGTAGGGACAGCATCAGAGGGCCACAAGAGTTTCGAACTTCGACGGCGGCGATGGGCCAGCCCACGGTCAATCTCGACAAAGCACTTCACCTAGCCGGCGAGCTTGAGGACGACGAACTGGTGCGAAGAATGCAGACCAGATCGTGA
- a CDS encoding DEAD/DEAH box helicase — MSTTFAQLGVPDSLCRALERNGIHKPFEIQAATIADALDGQDICGRAPTGSGKTLAFGIPLVVNTSQANPKRPRALILAPTRELADQIAVELRTFAAQIRVGVVYGGVSYGNQVKRLKQGVDILVACPGRLEDLIGQNAVNLCEVDQVVIDEADRMADMGFLPSVRRILDQTADRPQTLLFSATLDGDVAKLTRDYQHNPATHEIGDTRPDVTAVDHRFLTVDKTERIGVCVDVITATGSTILFCRTRHGSDRLARQLTQRGINAAAIHGGHAQNRRTRTLQQFIDGRIEALVATDVAARGIHVDEVASVIHFDPPEDHKAYLHRSGRTARAGQSGLVVSLIQSDQVGNTKRMQRQLGLEQPITSPNRLSLDTVRTNRPKQQVPDAPNRNGHKPTGQSRNHRGRSNSNSDNRNGHKPTGQSRNHRGRSNSNSDNRNGHKPTGRRQDKRKRSNTNSNRNGHSPTGRRQDRPQGQDRNKSSRTRAK, encoded by the coding sequence ATGTCCACCACCTTCGCCCAGCTGGGCGTGCCTGACTCCCTTTGCCGCGCGCTTGAGCGCAACGGCATTCACAAGCCCTTCGAAATCCAGGCCGCCACCATCGCCGACGCGCTCGATGGCCAGGACATCTGTGGCCGAGCGCCTACAGGGTCGGGAAAGACGCTGGCCTTCGGCATCCCCCTAGTGGTCAACACCAGTCAAGCCAATCCCAAGAGGCCGCGGGCGCTGATATTGGCCCCGACCCGCGAGCTCGCCGATCAGATCGCAGTAGAGCTGCGAACTTTCGCCGCCCAGATTCGGGTGGGAGTGGTCTATGGCGGCGTCTCATACGGCAACCAAGTCAAGAGACTCAAACAGGGCGTCGACATCCTGGTCGCCTGCCCTGGGCGGCTCGAAGACCTGATCGGCCAAAACGCAGTGAACCTCTGTGAAGTGGATCAAGTGGTCATAGACGAAGCCGACCGTATGGCCGATATGGGATTCCTGCCCTCCGTTAGGCGCATTCTCGATCAAACCGCCGACCGTCCCCAGACTCTCCTGTTTTCGGCAACCCTCGATGGAGACGTGGCCAAGCTCACCCGCGACTACCAGCACAATCCGGCCACCCATGAGATTGGTGACACCAGACCAGACGTCACCGCGGTCGACCACCGGTTCCTTACAGTGGACAAAACCGAGCGGATTGGCGTCTGTGTGGATGTGATCACTGCCACAGGGTCGACGATCTTGTTCTGTCGCACCCGGCACGGGTCGGACCGTCTGGCCCGCCAGCTCACCCAACGCGGAATCAATGCTGCCGCGATACACGGGGGCCATGCCCAGAATCGGCGGACGCGCACCCTCCAGCAGTTCATCGACGGCCGGATTGAGGCCCTCGTTGCGACCGATGTTGCCGCTCGCGGCATCCATGTGGACGAAGTGGCGTCGGTGATCCACTTCGACCCGCCGGAAGACCACAAGGCATACCTGCACCGCTCGGGTCGCACAGCCCGCGCCGGCCAGAGCGGCCTGGTGGTGTCTCTGATCCAGTCTGATCAGGTAGGCAACACCAAGAGGATGCAGCGGCAACTCGGCCTGGAGCAGCCCATCACCAGCCCCAATCGCCTGAGCCTCGACACGGTTCGGACTAATCGCCCAAAGCAACAAGTCCCCGACGCTCCAAATCGCAACGGCCACAAACCAACGGGCCAGTCACGTAACCACCGCGGGCGATCCAACTCCAACAGCGACAACCGCAACGGCCACAAACCAACGGGCCAGTCACGTAACCACCGCGGGCGATCCAACTCCAACAGCGACAACCGCAACGGCCACAAACCAACGGGCCGGCGTCAGGACAAACGGAAACGGTCCAACACCAACTCCAACCGCAACGGCCACAGTCCGACGGGCCGGCGTCAGGACCGCCCACAGGGTCAAGACCGGAACAAGTCGAGCAGAACACGCGCGAAGTAG